The Bacillus sp. F19 DNA segment GGAGCGGTTATTGTTCCTCTGAATACACGACTGATTCCGGATGATTATGTGTATATATTAAATCACAGTGAAACAAAAGCATTGTTTGTTGATCATGAACTTTATTCACAGATTGAGCCTGTCGCAGATCAATTGAAAACCGTTAAAACAATTATTGTCCACGGTCTTGAAATCAGTGAAGACGGGCCGGTTGCTTATGAGCAATGGCTTAGTCAATTTGAAAAACATGAAATCGATCGTCCTGAGATGGAGGAGGACGATCTGGCAACTCTCCTTTATACTAGCGGGACAACCGGAAAGCCTAAAGGTGTCATGTTGACACACCGCAGCAACTATTTGCATGCACTCGCTTCGATGCATCATCTTCGGGTTTCTGATCGGGATGTTCTTCTGCATGTTCTTCCGATGTTCCATGTCAGTGGATGGGGATCGCCATTTTATTACACGGCAAATGGCGCGACACAGGTATGTCTTAGAAAAGTGCTGCCGGCCGATATTTTCAAAAAGATAAATGACTATAGAGTAACCGTCATGCATATGGCTCCAACTGTCCTAAACAGCCTGCTTCAGTTCTCGGAAGTGAACGGCTTCGCAAAACAGCCGCAGGATATCCGGATAGTCATAGCAGGATCTGCCCCGCCGCCTGCATTTGTGAAGCGGGTGGAAGAGGAATTGAAGTGGGAGTTTATCCAAGTCTATGGCATGACTGAAACATCCCCGCTAATTACAACTTCCATTATTCGTGATACACAGGAGCGTCTTTTGCCGGAGGAAAAATATCGTTTAAAAGCAAAAGCAGGCTATCAGTTCATAGGAAGCGATGTGAGAGTTTTTAATGAGCTTGGAGAGGAAGTTAAGCACAACAGTCAGGAAATCGGTGAGATTGCGGTGCGCGGAAACGGAGTAATGGAAGGCTATTGGAACAATCAGGAAGGAACAGATGATGTCATTCGCGGCGGCTGGTACTATACCGGTGACATGGCTGTTGTGGATGAGGATGGCAACATTGAAATTGCTGATCGAAAAAAAGATATTATTATCAGCGGAGGAGAAAACATTTCTTCCATCGAAGTCGAAGGCGTCCTGTATGATCACCCTGCAGTGCAGGAGGTCGCTGTCATTTCTGTCCCCCATGAAAAATGGGGAGAAACGCCGCAGGCCATTGTCGTCATAAAGGATGGACTGCTGACAAGCGAGGAAGAACTTATCGCCTTTGCGCGCAGCAAGCTAGCCCATTTCAAAGCTCCGACGAAAGTGATATTTGCAGATGAGCTGCCTAAAACGGCATCAGGCAAAATTCAAAAAGTTCATCTTCGGAAGGAATTCTGGAAGGAAAAAGAGAAGTTTATAAACTGACAAAATAGGAATGCACGATCAAAAGAAAACCAGGGAAACCTGGTTCTTTTTTAGGGGAAAAAGGGGTGACACATGTTTACAATTCTTTTAATTATGTTCGTTTTTGCTTCTGGAACGGCTTACATGGCAGCCATTTATTATAAAAAAGAAACATGGATTTATGCGCTGAAACCAGGAACGATGCTTTTGATCATTGGAATTGCCTTAATTAATCTGAAGGCCGCCGGCATTTACGGAATACTGGTTGTCTCGGGATTGCTGTTTTCGCTGGCAGGCGATGTCTTTCTCATGCAGCCTGCTGATCGTTTTTTGCAGGGGTTAAGTTCTTTTTTCATAGCTCATGTTCTTTACACTGCGGCATTTATCTCTGAGCGGGACGGTGCAAGCAATCCCCTTATTTGGAGTGTGCTGATTGTCATTGCTCTCCTCTTTTTCCGCCTTCTTTTTAAGGGAGTAAAAGAAAAAGGGGGGATTGTAATGATCGCAGCTGTTTCGCTGTATATAACGGTCATTACACTGATGACCGGGACGTCTTTTTTCAGCGGACAAGTCCTGATCATTGCAGCAGCATTATTCTTTTACCTATCAGATGCAGTGCTGGCATGGGACCGATTCAGGAGTTCTTTAAAATACAGGGACTATATGGTGATGAGCACTTATTTTCTGGCGCAGCTTCTATTTGCTGTCAGTGTCTATCTTTTTAAATAAGGAAGGGTGATAGAAATGAAAGCAACAGATGAAATCTTATCAGTATGGAAGAAATTTGATGAATTTCCGATGGAAACCCTTACTAAGGCATGGTATTACGGGAAAGCCGGTTCAAAAAAGCAGAGAGATCTTTCGTTAATGAAGGAACACAAGGAGCAGTACGGCATAACAGGCAACTGTTTTGATTTATCGATTTGGCTGCTGGATGAGCTTGCAAAAGGAGGAATTGATGCTTACCCAATTGGATTAGATCATGCAGCTGTCATTGCGCTTGATGAATTGGGCAGAAGATATTTGTGTGACTTGGGAGATCAGTGGCTGAATCCAATCTTGATTGACGCCAAAGCACAGGATTTCACGACTGAAAAACTAAAGGGATTTTTTCCTGCTGCAGAAATAAAGGTGGAACCGGTCGGAGATGATGTGAAGATTACTTACTATCGTCCGAATGGAAAGTCGTCCGCACAAATCTATCAGACTGTACCTATCGATCGAACACTGTTCATGGCTGCAGCTGAACAATCTCAAAATACAATCAAGCGGGAGCCTCTTTTAGAAAAAAGAGTTGAACTTGGAAAAGAAACAGCTCATTTTGAATTTTATAATTGGAAAAGCTTTTTAAGCACCAATAGCGGATTGTTTGACGACCTGGACGCAGAAACCATAGATGAATGGGCTGATCGAATTCATCAAAAAACGGCGTATGATAGAGAGTTTCTATTGGAAACATTGATGATTTATAAAAAGATGGAAAAATAGTTGTGTGTTTTCCTATTCTTGTTATGTTATATAATGGAAGATTGTAAAGCGGTGAAAGAAGAGAATTGAGAGGACATCAAAAGATGGATAAAGAATTACTTCGTATTTATGATGAGAATCACAATCCAATAGGAACAGCTGCCCGCTCAGATGTCCATAAGTCCGGCTACTGGCATGAAACCTTTCATTGCTGGTTTGCGGGAAGAGAGAACGGCAGGGTGTACCTCTATTTTCAGTTGAGGAGCAAAGCGAAAAAGGATTACCCCAATTTATATGATATTACGGCTGCAGGCCACATTCTGGCCGATGAAACGATTGAGGATGGAACCAGGGAGGTAGAAGAGGAAATCGGCATTCGCCTCTCCTTCTCAGATCTAGTCCTGTTGGATGTTCTGAAGTATTGTGTATCTCAAAAAGGGTTAATTGATAATGAAATTGCACATGTGTTTTTTTATCCATTTAATCTGCCCTTTGAAAGATTTACCTTGCAAAAAGAAGAAGTAGCGGGAATGGCTCGGGCAGAATTGCAATTAGTTAAAGACCTTATGGCTGGGAGAAGAACTAGTCTTCTAATGGACGGTTTTGAAGTGAATCAGGACGGAACTAGAAAAAATGTCCAAACAAAAGTAGATAAATCTAGATTCGTGCCTCATGAAGATACCTATTATGAGAGAGTTTTAGAATTGATTGAAGATGAGATGATGAGATAATGAGAAAGTAATAGGGAAATAGAGTTTGAAAAAAATCTATGATTTCCTGAAACCTTTTCTCAAAATTTTTCGTATTTACATATTAGAGAGGGAAACAAGATGATTCCAGTTTGGGTTGTGGTTTTAACTGTTAGTGCCTGCAATCAGGTTTATGATTTGAAGCCAGCCATCTTCATGTATGCGGTCATACTAATCAGCAGACAGGAAATGGTGAATGCAGCTTAGACGGTAACGTGCACCGTATGCCGGACAAGGCAGTAAGCCTATTTTGATTGTAAAGACATAAGGACTGCGATCAGCAGTCTTTTTTTTAGTATTACTGCAATTTTTATAGTATGTAGGGTCTTTGTCAAGCTCCAGCGCCTAGATCCTTATCTGCCTGTCGGATCTGATCAAGGTGCATGCGCTTTTCTGCAGCTTAAAGTGATGTGAGAGGATTTGCAAAAAATGGAGAAAAACGAACATCCTTTTGATTTTAGTCTGGTTTTCATTGTATTTTTATTTTCGATCATCAGTTTTCTATCAATCAGCACGGCTCAGGAATTCGGACAGTATAATGAAAATTTTCTTGTGAAGCAAATGGCCTGGTATATCGCAGGCTGCGGAATTATTTTGGCAGTCATGTATTTTGATATGGAGCAAATTGAGAGAATGCAATGGTTTGCTTACGGTTTTGCCATGCTTCTGCTTATCTTTCTGATTCTCGCGCCAGAATCGATTGCAAGGCCGGTAAACGGAGCGAAAAGCTGGTTTCAGATTCCTGGTATTGGCTCCCTGCAGCCGTCTGAACTTTCCAAAATCGCCCTCATACTTACACTCAGTCATCTTATTTCAGCGCATCATGAGAAATATGTATTCAGAGATTTGAAATCAGATTTTCTCCTTTTAAGCAAAATGGGTCTCGCAACATTTGCTCTGATTGCGATTATTATGCAGCAGCCTGATTTAGGGACTTCACTTGTGCTCATTGCCATTTTCAGCGGACTGATTTTAGTTTCGGGCATTTCGTGGAAAGTGATTGTCCCTATCTCCCTTTTAATGAGCTCTGTTGGATGTCTGCTTATTTATTTCATTGTATTTCAGCCAGATGTTCTGAGTATCATCGGAGTCAAGCAATATCAGCTGGGACGAATTTACGCATGGCTCAGCCCGGAAGAATTCAAAGAAGGGGACGGGTATCACTTGTATCAGTCCATGCTTGCGATTGGATCCGGATTGGTTACAGGAAAAGAAGCAAGCTTAGGCAATGTCCATTTGCCGGAGGGGCATACTGATTTCATTTTCAGTGTCATCGGAGAAAAATATGGTTTTGTCGGAGC contains these protein-coding regions:
- a CDS encoding long-chain-fatty-acid--CoA ligase, with the translated sequence MKVPLLLPQFLDRAVKLYGEKTAVIDELKEFTYAEVNERVNQLSRGLRELGIEKGDRVAYLAPNSSEMYEGFYGVLQLGAVIVPLNTRLIPDDYVYILNHSETKALFVDHELYSQIEPVADQLKTVKTIIVHGLEISEDGPVAYEQWLSQFEKHEIDRPEMEEDDLATLLYTSGTTGKPKGVMLTHRSNYLHALASMHHLRVSDRDVLLHVLPMFHVSGWGSPFYYTANGATQVCLRKVLPADIFKKINDYRVTVMHMAPTVLNSLLQFSEVNGFAKQPQDIRIVIAGSAPPPAFVKRVEEELKWEFIQVYGMTETSPLITTSIIRDTQERLLPEEKYRLKAKAGYQFIGSDVRVFNELGEEVKHNSQEIGEIAVRGNGVMEGYWNNQEGTDDVIRGGWYYTGDMAVVDEDGNIEIADRKKDIIISGGENISSIEVEGVLYDHPAVQEVAVISVPHEKWGETPQAIVVIKDGLLTSEEELIAFARSKLAHFKAPTKVIFADELPKTASGKIQKVHLRKEFWKEKEKFIN
- a CDS encoding lysoplasmalogenase, whose protein sequence is MFTILLIMFVFASGTAYMAAIYYKKETWIYALKPGTMLLIIGIALINLKAAGIYGILVVSGLLFSLAGDVFLMQPADRFLQGLSSFFIAHVLYTAAFISERDGASNPLIWSVLIVIALLFFRLLFKGVKEKGGIVMIAAVSLYITVITLMTGTSFFSGQVLIIAAALFFYLSDAVLAWDRFRSSLKYRDYMVMSTYFLAQLLFAVSVYLFK
- a CDS encoding rod shape-determining protein RodA; this encodes MEKNEHPFDFSLVFIVFLFSIISFLSISTAQEFGQYNENFLVKQMAWYIAGCGIILAVMYFDMEQIERMQWFAYGFAMLLLIFLILAPESIARPVNGAKSWFQIPGIGSLQPSELSKIALILTLSHLISAHHEKYVFRDLKSDFLLLSKMGLATFALIAIIMQQPDLGTSLVLIAIFSGLILVSGISWKVIVPISLLMSSVGCLLIYFIVFQPDVLSIIGVKQYQLGRIYAWLSPEEFKEGDGYHLYQSMLAIGSGLVTGKEASLGNVHLPEGHTDFIFSVIGEKYGFVGASFVISLYFLLIYRIISLSLDVKDPFSSYICTGVISMIAFHVFQNAGMTIGLLPITGIPLPFISYGGSSMISNMLALGLVFSISIRNKKYFFDRE
- a CDS encoding NUDIX domain-containing protein, yielding MDKELLRIYDENHNPIGTAARSDVHKSGYWHETFHCWFAGRENGRVYLYFQLRSKAKKDYPNLYDITAAGHILADETIEDGTREVEEEIGIRLSFSDLVLLDVLKYCVSQKGLIDNEIAHVFFYPFNLPFERFTLQKEEVAGMARAELQLVKDLMAGRRTSLLMDGFEVNQDGTRKNVQTKVDKSRFVPHEDTYYERVLELIEDEMMR